A section of the Felis catus isolate Fca126 chromosome B2, F.catus_Fca126_mat1.0, whole genome shotgun sequence genome encodes:
- the EEF1A1 gene encoding elongation factor 1-alpha 1 isoform X1, producing MGKEKTHINIVVIGHVDSGKSTTTGHLIYKCGGIDKRTIEKFEKEAAEMGKGSFKYAWVLDKLKAERERGITIDISLWKFETSKYYVTIIDAPGHRDFIKNMITGTSQADCAVLIVAAGVGEFEAGISKNGQTREHALLAYTLGVKQLIVGVNKMDSTEPPYSQKRYEEIVKEVSTYIKKIGYNPDTVAFVPISGWNGDNMLEPSANMPWFKGWKVTRKDGNASGTTLLEALDCILPPTRPTDKPLRLPLQDVYKIGGIGTVPVGRVETGVLKPGMVVTFAPVNVTTEVKSVEMHHEALSEALPGDNVGFNVKNVSVKDVRRGNVAGDSKNDPPMEAAGFTAQVIILNHPGQISAGYAPVLDCHTAHIACKFAELKEKIDRRSGKKLEDGPKFLKSGDAAIVDMVPGKPMCVESFSDYPPLGRFAVRDMRQTVAVGVIKAVDKKAAGAGKVTKSAQKAQKAK from the exons ATGGGAAAGGAGAAGACTCATATCAACATCGTCGTCATTGGACACGTAGATTCGGGCAAGTCTACCACTACTGGTCATCTGATCTACAAATGTGGTGGGATCGACAAAAGAACTATCGAAAAATTTGAGAAGGAGGCTGCTGAG ATGGGAAAGGGCTCCTTCAAGTATGCCTGGGTCTTGGATAAACTGAAAGCAGAACGTGAACGTGGTATCACCATTGATATCTCCCTGTGGAAATTCGAGACCAGCAAGTACTATGTGACCATCATTGATGCCCCAGGACACAGAGACTTTATCAAAAATATGATTACGGGCACATCTCAG gctGACTGTGCGGTCCTGATTGTTGCTGCTGGTGTTGGCGAATTTGAAGCAGGTATCTCCAAGAATGGGCAGACCCGTGAGCATGCCCTTCTGGCTTACACACTGGGTGTAAAACAACTTATTGTCGGTGTTAACAAAATGgattccactgagccaccctACAGCCAGAAGAGATACGAGGAAATCGTTAAGGAAGTCAgcacctacattaagaaaattggCTACAACCCCGACACCGTAGCATTTGTGCCAATTTCTGGTTGGAATGGTGACAACATGCTGGAGCCAAGTGCTAAT ATGCCTTGGTTCAAGGGATGGAAAGTCACCCGTAAAGATGGCAATGCCAGTGGAACCACACTGCTTGAAGCTCTGGATTGCATTCTGCCACCTACTCGTCCAACTGACAAGCCCTTGCGTCTGCCCCTCCAGGATGTCTACAAAATTGGTG GTATTGGTACTGTCCCTGTGGGTCGAGTGGAGACCGGTGTTCTTAAGCCAGGCATGGTGGTCACTTTTGCTCCAGTCAATGTTACAACTGAAGTAAAGTCCGTTGAAATGCACCATGAAGCTTTGAGTGAGGCTCTACCTGGGGACAACGTGGGCTTCAATGTCAAGAACGTATCTGTCAAAGATGTTCGTCGTGGCAATGTGGCTGGTGATAGCAAAAATGACCCACCAATGGAAGCAGCTGGCTTCACAGCTCAG GTGATTATCCTGAACCATCCAGGCCAAATCAGTGCCGGATATGCACCTGTGCTGGACTGTCACACAGCTCACATCGCCTGCAAGTTTGCTGAGCTGAAGGAGAAGATTGACCGTCGTTCTGGAAAAAAGCTGGAAGATGGTCCCAAGTTCTTAAAATCTGGTGATGCTGCCATCGTTGATATGGTTCCTGGCAAGCCCATGTGTGTTGAGAGCTTCTCTGACTATCCTCCTCTGG gCCGTTTTGCTGTTCGTGACATGAGACAGACGGTTGCTGTGGGTGTCATCAAAGCAGTGGACAAGAAGGCAGCTGGAGCTGGCAAGGTCACCAAGTCTGCCCAGAAAGCTCAGAAGGCTAAATGA